A genomic stretch from Longimicrobiaceae bacterium includes:
- a CDS encoding Rieske (2Fe-2S) protein, whose protein sequence is MPTSCLQEYSLGPVDAIPPGEGRAYRVEGREVAVFRSRSGEVYATQARCPHRGAPLADGLMGGGQVLCPFHAYAFDLATGEALNSTCPRLEVYPVSVSANGEIVLGLPPANLSGARTEPRFEGDLLCSASAGAPTRLSTSSP, encoded by the coding sequence ATGCCGACGAGTTGCCTGCAGGAATACAGTCTGGGTCCGGTCGATGCGATTCCTCCCGGAGAGGGTCGGGCCTACCGGGTGGAGGGGCGCGAGGTCGCGGTCTTCCGCTCCCGCTCCGGGGAGGTCTACGCGACCCAGGCGCGCTGTCCGCACCGGGGGGCGCCGCTCGCCGATGGCTTGATGGGCGGCGGCCAGGTGCTCTGTCCGTTCCACGCCTACGCCTTCGATCTCGCGACGGGCGAGGCGTTGAACAGCACCTGCCCCCGCCTCGAGGTGTATCCGGTCTCCGTATCCGCGAACGGTGAGATCGTGCTGGGGCTTCCACCGGCGAATCTCAGCGGAGCTCGCACGGAACCTCGCTTCGAGGGCGATCTCCTGTGCTCCGCGTCCGCGGGTGCGCCGACGCGACTCTCGACCTCAAGTCC